The Gordonia terrae genome contains the following window.
CGACCCGCGGTTCCGGATCGTGACCGAGCCGGTCGCGGGATTGTCCAACGCACGCAACGCCGGCCTGCTGGCCACCGCTCACGACCTGGTGGCCTTCACCGACGACGACGTCGTCGCCGACACCGGGTGGTTGCTGGGGCTGGCCCAGGGTTTCGCCCGGTCGCCGGAGATCGCATGCGTGTGCGGCATGGTGCCGAGCGGAGAACTGCGGACTCGGTCGCAGGTCTACTTCGACTGGCGGGTGTCGTGGGCGGATTCGATGCGGGCTCGGGTCTTCTCACTCGCCGAGCCACCATCGGATCTGCCGCTGTTCCCCTTCCAGATCGGGGTCTACGGCACGGGTGCCAATTTCGCGATCCGCCGGGACATCGCGCTGTCGCTGGGCGGGTTCGACGAGGCGCTCGGGGCCGGGACCCGGACACGGGGTGGCGAGGACATCGACATGTTCTTCCGAATCCTGACGGCGGGCCACGCGCTGGCCAACGAGCCGGATTCGATCATCTGGCACCGGCATCGCAGCACCGACGACGCCTTGCTGGAGCAGTCGCGGGGTTACGGCGTCGGACTCGGTGCGTGGCTGACCAAGGTCGCCACCGACCGACACCATCTCGCACTCGCCCTGCGCGTGCTCCGGCGTCGGTCGCGCGCTGTCGCGAAAGCCGGTGTCGCCTATGGCGCGATCACCAGACCACCGGCGGCCATCGCCGACGGTGTCGCGGCCCGGGCAGGCCGGCGCGAGGTGCTGTCGGTCGTCGGCGGACCCATTGCGCTGGTTCGCGAGCGCCTTCGTGGCCGTCGCGCCGAGCCGCTGGCGAAGGGATCCGCGTGACTGCCGCCGCGGAGGCCGCACCGTCGCGTCTCTCCGACGCCGGCGCTGTGAGTACCACGGCGACGGCCGGCCGCTCGGGGTCGGTGGCGACCCTGGGCGTCGTCGCCGCGATCGCCGGACTCGTCGGTGCGCTGCCGCTGCCGTCGGTGCTCAGCGCATTGTCGGTGGGCTTCTTCGTGATCTGTGGACCCGGTGCCGCCGTGTGCACCTGGGTGGAACTCCCGCGGCGCACCCGACTCGCCGCCGTACCGACGCTCGGCCTGGCGCTCACCACCCTGGTCACCATCGCCGCCATCTGGGCGTCGTGGTGGCAGCCGACAGTCCTCCTGGTGGTCGGCAGCGCGGCGGTGCTGGCGTCGGGCATCGCGTTTCGTCGACGGACGCACGCGCCGACCCCCGACCTCCCGGAGCTACGGACCCGACTCACCGGCCGCGGGGCCACCGCGTTCCGCAGTCCCGCCCTCCGGTCGACCGGGTTCCGTGTGTCCGTTGCGTTCTGCGTTGCGGCGCTGACGTTGTGGGCGATCGCCGTGCCGACGCTCCCGGGCGTCGACGCGAGCTACTACGGTCTGCTGTTCTCCGGCAGCGGGCGCCTGCTCATCCCGGCGACCCTGTTGACCGCGGCCGCTGCCGTCGTCGCGATCGCCACCCGGAGCTCCGCCGGGCTCGTGATCACCATCGGGACCTCGATCGTCGTCAGCCGCGTGACCACCTGGCTCGGCACCGAGATGCCGCTCTACGACTGGACATACAAACACCTCGCGGTCGTCGACTACATCCAGGACACCGGCACCCTCACCCCGAGCGGTACCGACATCTACGCCCAGTGGCCCGCCTTCTTCGTGGTCGGGGCCTGGTTCTGCGACGTGACGGGACTGGATCCGATGGTGCTGGCGCATCTCTTCGCGACGGTCGTCCACGTACTCCTCGCGGTCATCGTCTACGCCACGGCGCGCACCCTGTCGATGAGTCGCATCGTCTCGCTGACAGCGGCTTTCCTCGTCGAGG
Protein-coding sequences here:
- a CDS encoding glycosyltransferase family 2 protein, translated to MTTDYVNDAAEDTTDPAPVPLNPAMPLEGAPEWAGATWVGTLDVTEIADGDRTPGSAPDGSVTCVPLDATGYRRARVLLRHGSVPIRFVDAPIDGGLVRVPVAPYALPEPPSRASLPPISVVVCTHERPGMLADALQSLQRLDYPDYEVVVVDNAPRTDGTRQVVESLDDPRFRIVTEPVAGLSNARNAGLLATAHDLVAFTDDDVVADTGWLLGLAQGFARSPEIACVCGMVPSGELRTRSQVYFDWRVSWADSMRARVFSLAEPPSDLPLFPFQIGVYGTGANFAIRRDIALSLGGFDEALGAGTRTRGGEDIDMFFRILTAGHALANEPDSIIWHRHRSTDDALLEQSRGYGVGLGAWLTKVATDRHHLALALRVLRRRSRAVAKAGVAYGAITRPPAAIADGVAARAGRREVLSVVGGPIALVRERLRGRRAEPLAKGSA